The following coding sequences lie in one Vanessa atalanta chromosome 1, ilVanAtal1.2, whole genome shotgun sequence genomic window:
- the LOC125067546 gene encoding acanthoscurrin-2-like gives MAKFAVACVVLGVIACVHAAPGYGGGGHSGGGGFGGGGGGGGGGGFGGGGGLGHGGGSGGGFGGGGGYGGGSGGGLGGGQGGSSGGGLGGGHGGSGSGGLGGGHGGSGGLGSGGGGGGGLGGGSGGGQGGGHGGNGGGGLGGGHGGGGGLGGGSGLGGGNGGGGGLGGGSHGGHGGGGHGGHGGGSHGGGYSSANANAQASASASSGGYGGHKGGYGR, from the exons ATGGCGAAGTTCGCAGTAGCTTGTGTGGTCCTCGGAGTCATTGCGTGTGTTCATGCAGCGCCgg GCTATGGCGGCGGAGGTCATAGTGGTGGAGGCGGAtttggcggcggcggcggcggtggTGGCGGCGGTGGTTTCGGCGGTGGCGGTGGATTAGGCCACGGAGGAGGCAGTGGAGGCGGATTCGGCGGTGGTGGTGGATATGGCGGCGGAAGTGGTGGTGGACTTGGCGGTGGTCAAGGCGGAAGCAGCGGTGGTGGACTTGGAGGTGGTCACGGCGGAAGTGGTAGTGGAGGGCTTGGCGGTGGCCACGGCGGCAGCGGAGGACTTGGCAGCGGAGGTGGAGGTGGTGGCGGCCTTGGCGGTGGCAGTGGAGGAGGACAAGGCGGTGGCCACGGCGGAAATGGTGGCGGAGGACTAGGTGGTGGCCACGGTGGTGGTGGTGGACTTGGAGGTGGCAGCGGCCTTGGCGGTGGCAACGGAGGCGGCGGTGGACTTGGAGGTGGCAGTCACGGTGGACACGGTGGTGGTGGACATGGTGGACATGGTGGAGGCAGCCATGGTGGAGGATACAGCAGTGCCAATGCCAACGCCCAAGCTAGTGCTAGCGCCAGTAGCGGTGGTTACGGCGGCCACAAAGGTGGATACGG acgCTAA